From Bacteroidota bacterium, the proteins below share one genomic window:
- a CDS encoding PKD domain-containing protein produces MSKGLLRWMQTTILLTILAFPVQEAYASHSMGADLTYQCLGGNTYRVTVSFYRDCIGINAPSAPLVTINSPSCGQSLSVTCYPRPGTGQEVTPACSSSVTTCQGGTFTGIQEWVYDGIVTLPMQCSDWVFGYSLCCRNAAITNITTPGSSTFYIYATLNNLVTPCNNSPTFSNKPVPFVCLGQQFCFNHGAYDSDGDSLVYSLITPKQTVSTNVNYIAPYNAYQPLNSVPTTSFDAQTGDICMTPQALEVTVMAVLVQEYRNGQLIGSVERDIQITVMNCANNLPSLSGINGTNNFDITVCANAQTCFDIFSSDPDAGQNLTVTWDDAIPGATFTTSSGPRPTATFCWTPTSAEIGNSYTFTATVRDDACPYYGSQTYAYTIHVIGISVNAGPDQSIACSDLATLTANASGGGPYTYLWNNGSTMQSITVGAGTWWVTASNGTCTATDTVVVTMPFIPVADFTHSATSCLNTPIQFTDQSTTPGGIIFSWIWDFGDGSGSTQQNPTHQYSTPGTYDVSLVIENSLGCTDTVTQTIVIAPPPVAAFTATSACVNSNVSFTDQTSPAGTSWNWTFGDGGSSTLQNPTHTYASPGTYNVTLVSTSAGGCIDTVVNPVTVFPLPAINAGADQTICAGASTTLSASGGTTYTWNPGGNTGGTITVSPTTGTTYVVIGTDVNGCSISDTIRVSVTALPRIAAGADVVICAGNAATLNASGGNSYVWYPGGFTGPTISVDPSVSTSYTVVGTDAFGCTNSDTVDVAVNSLPVATISPDVDICQGGSATLTAGGGSTYTWTPTGSTTGTITVNPGSSTTYNVQVSDGNGCSTTASVNVNVHSLPPVNLQSSFLCAGSVTTLDAGPGSVSYYWTPTGDTTRTLSVSTGGTYAVTLTDAWGCTTTASATINVGSSITINLGNVSFCQGDSATLDAGYSGMNYQWSTGATTQAISVNTPGSYSVIVTDNSGCSGSIAVTANVNPLPVVSFSATSACLGSATIFTNTSSIGSGSISSYSWNFGNGDTTLASNPSETYAAAGTYSVSLTATSVNGCISSITQPVQVNPLPVAAFTAPGACAGSPTTFTDNSSVSSGNIVTYAWNFGDGNNSNAHNPVHSYSSPGNYTVDLTVTTAGGCTSSSTQTVAIHEIPVAGFVANPVCIGSPMTFANSSTIGAGSITSWSWDFNDASTSTQSTPSHTYGTPGTYQVSLIAVSNQGCADTISQAVTVNALPVVSAGADRQLCPGGSVNLSASGGTSYLWAPGAQTTASITVTPSANTTYTVQVTDANGCSASDQVNVSIYPQPIANAGVDPSICIGATTMLTASGGTTYQWSPGGQTSASITVQPNTTTQYILTATDGNGCQATDTVRVTVNNLPAVNAGPDYSICNGSSIALTASGAQNYQWQPTGTSGSTLIVTPGTNSTYVVTGTDNNGCQARDTVRVTVNPIPTVVLYPTFVCAGFSTDLDAGNPGATYMWSTGETTQTISVSDSGSFSVVVTSPFGCSALAATQVTVGGSISGTPTNTAICSGQNTILNAGNPGATYLWSTGSTAQSISTGTAGLYYVTITDPNGCSATIVHNVAVNPLPVAQFAAPAVCAGASLNFTNQSTISSGSIASYAWTFGNGTGSTQQQPTNTYMNPGSYTVSLTVTSATGCSASVSGPVTIHPNPQAAFSTTPVCRGNQTQFADQSTVSSGTITGWTWSFGDNQTSTVAAPGHSYSNAGTYVATLVVTSNFGCRDTVTSTALVHELPQAAFSTQNACAQSTVPFVNNSTSSDGSITGYAWNLGDGNTSTLASPIHAYAGDGNFTAQLVVTTQYGCTDTLNRTLTMYPIPEAQFSLPPACAQSGTPITNTTTVSSGSIASWYWMFGDNAVSSSQQPNHAYNADGTYTVTLVATSDRGCRDTAHQSVTIFPLPIAQFSAADVCQGAETDFLDQSSVSSGSILNWNWTFGDNSSSTLGTPVHIYGGAGTYPVQLTVTTNNGCTDVFASNVNIFPNPVAAFTSTNVCFGGANQLTNLSYLPGGGSVNSSWTFSDGTTSNLANPSHTFPAPGGYQVALTVTSQHGCSSTISDLMAVYVGPEARFSTQDNCFGVTTQFTDQTTAQDGTIASWNWNFGDGTTSSQRNPSHTYTNPGQYTVTLTTVSTFGCDGDYLDSLEIYRKPQPDIMASNVCVGNPIQFADAGNSQTGGNVSYSWNLGNGVILNADSVNFTYLTPGNYDVTLTVTSDHGCVGTDLLRVNVYPNPSVSFTGNDVCESSTTLFANTTTITAGSVSQYVWSFGDGQTAVTPQASHTYQAAGTYPVVLTAVSNNGCMASSTGTVRVHPNPTVQLNSGYQGCAPLNAMLFDQSAITTGSITGWLWNFGDGAVSTDRNPTHLYTGSGSYDITLTVVTDHGCQASRMVPGLIRVYPQPLADFSMNASVLEDIAPTVQFVNQSQGYSAFQWQFGDGTVNTTDINPVHTYRDTGSYTALLITVNTYGCRDTILKSIEVRPVSTLFAPNCFTPNGDGINEVFKPVFTNMENIQVWVFDRWGKLLTSWDGIDGFWDGYYEGRKCQTDTYVYKIKGWGIDGKYSEWVGHVSIIY; encoded by the coding sequence ATGAGCAAAGGATTACTCCGCTGGATGCAAACCACGATACTGCTTACGATCCTCGCCTTCCCGGTGCAGGAAGCGTACGCCAGTCATTCCATGGGTGCAGACCTGACGTATCAATGCCTTGGTGGAAACACCTATCGGGTTACGGTTTCCTTTTATCGGGATTGTATCGGAATCAACGCTCCTTCGGCTCCGTTGGTCACCATCAATTCTCCATCCTGTGGACAAAGCCTGAGCGTGACCTGCTATCCTCGTCCTGGCACCGGACAGGAAGTGACACCAGCCTGTTCCTCTTCTGTTACCACCTGTCAGGGCGGTACGTTTACCGGAATCCAGGAATGGGTGTACGACGGTATCGTGACCCTTCCGATGCAATGCTCGGACTGGGTCTTCGGCTATTCGCTTTGCTGCCGGAACGCGGCCATCACCAACATCACCACACCGGGGTCCAGCACCTTCTACATATACGCGACGCTCAACAACCTGGTCACGCCGTGTAACAACTCCCCTACCTTCTCCAACAAACCGGTACCATTCGTGTGTCTGGGTCAGCAATTCTGCTTTAACCACGGCGCTTACGATTCGGACGGAGATTCGCTGGTTTACTCGCTGATCACGCCCAAGCAAACCGTCTCTACGAATGTCAACTACATCGCTCCGTACAATGCCTACCAGCCATTGAACTCGGTCCCGACCACTTCCTTCGACGCGCAAACGGGCGATATCTGTATGACGCCACAAGCGCTGGAAGTTACGGTGATGGCCGTGCTCGTGCAGGAATACCGTAACGGTCAACTGATCGGCTCCGTGGAACGTGACATTCAGATCACGGTCATGAACTGCGCGAACAACCTGCCTTCATTATCCGGCATCAACGGGACGAATAATTTCGATATCACCGTTTGTGCCAATGCACAGACCTGCTTCGACATCTTCTCGTCTGATCCCGACGCCGGTCAGAATCTGACTGTCACCTGGGACGATGCCATTCCCGGTGCGACTTTTACCACCTCCTCCGGCCCAAGGCCTACCGCCACTTTCTGCTGGACACCTACCAGTGCAGAAATCGGCAACAGCTATACGTTCACTGCTACCGTACGCGATGACGCTTGTCCGTACTACGGTTCACAGACCTATGCCTATACCATCCATGTGATCGGTATCTCCGTGAATGCCGGTCCGGACCAGTCGATCGCCTGTTCCGACCTCGCCACGCTGACCGCCAATGCAAGCGGCGGCGGTCCTTACACCTACTTGTGGAACAACGGTTCGACGATGCAGTCCATTACCGTGGGTGCCGGAACCTGGTGGGTAACCGCATCGAATGGTACCTGTACCGCAACCGACACCGTGGTGGTTACCATGCCCTTCATCCCGGTAGCCGACTTTACACATTCCGCCACGAGCTGTCTGAATACCCCCATTCAATTTACCGATCAATCCACCACTCCCGGTGGCATTATCTTCAGTTGGATCTGGGATTTCGGTGACGGCAGCGGAAGTACGCAGCAAAATCCAACCCACCAATATTCAACTCCGGGTACCTATGATGTCTCCCTGGTCATTGAAAACTCGTTGGGATGCACCGACACGGTGACGCAAACGATCGTCATAGCCCCGCCGCCGGTAGCTGCCTTTACCGCGACCAGCGCCTGCGTCAACAGCAACGTAAGCTTCACGGACCAGACGAGTCCTGCCGGCACTTCCTGGAACTGGACATTCGGTGATGGCGGAAGTTCCACCCTTCAAAACCCCACCCATACCTACGCTTCTCCCGGCACGTACAATGTTACGCTGGTATCCACCAGCGCCGGCGGCTGTATCGACACGGTCGTTAACCCGGTAACGGTGTTCCCGCTTCCGGCAATCAATGCCGGTGCCGACCAGACCATTTGTGCCGGCGCAAGTACGACACTGAGCGCCTCCGGTGGCACGACCTATACCTGGAATCCGGGAGGAAACACGGGTGGCACCATTACGGTGAGCCCGACGACCGGAACAACCTACGTGGTCATCGGCACGGATGTCAATGGCTGCTCGATCAGTGACACGATCCGTGTTTCGGTAACGGCGCTACCCCGCATCGCCGCCGGCGCCGACGTGGTAATCTGCGCAGGTAACGCCGCCACGCTGAACGCCAGCGGCGGTAATAGTTATGTATGGTATCCGGGCGGATTCACCGGTCCGACCATTTCTGTTGACCCATCGGTCAGCACCAGCTATACCGTTGTGGGAACCGATGCATTCGGTTGTACCAACAGCGATACGGTGGATGTAGCGGTAAACAGCCTGCCGGTAGCGACGATCAGCCCGGATGTAGATATCTGCCAGGGCGGATCTGCTACGCTGACCGCGGGTGGCGGCTCTACTTACACTTGGACACCGACCGGTTCAACGACCGGCACCATAACCGTTAACCCGGGTAGTTCGACCACATATAATGTTCAAGTCTCCGACGGCAATGGCTGTTCGACGACAGCCAGCGTAAATGTGAATGTTCATTCACTCCCGCCGGTAAACCTGCAATCCTCCTTCCTTTGCGCAGGCTCGGTCACCACGCTGGATGCGGGTCCGGGTAGCGTATCCTATTACTGGACACCTACCGGAGATACGACACGCACGCTATCGGTCAGTACAGGTGGCACCTACGCCGTCACGTTGACCGATGCCTGGGGCTGCACGACTACCGCCTCAGCGACGATCAACGTTGGCAGCTCCATCACGATCAACCTGGGTAATGTGAGTTTCTGTCAGGGCGACAGCGCGACACTGGACGCAGGCTATTCTGGTATGAACTACCAATGGTCCACAGGCGCTACGACACAGGCCATCTCGGTCAATACTCCGGGTAGCTATAGTGTAATTGTAACGGACAATTCCGGTTGTTCCGGATCGATCGCCGTCACCGCGAACGTAAACCCACTTCCGGTAGTATCCTTCTCCGCAACGTCCGCCTGTCTTGGCAGTGCAACCATTTTTACCAATACCTCCAGCATCGGATCAGGATCGATCTCGAGCTACAGTTGGAATTTCGGTAACGGTGACACCACGCTTGCCAGCAATCCCAGCGAAACGTATGCAGCGGCCGGCACCTATTCGGTAAGCCTTACCGCAACCAGTGTCAATGGATGTATCAGCAGCATCACGCAGCCCGTTCAGGTGAATCCGCTACCGGTCGCCGCTTTCACGGCGCCCGGCGCCTGTGCCGGTTCCCCGACTACGTTTACCGACAATTCCAGTGTCAGCAGCGGCAACATCGTCACCTATGCCTGGAATTTCGGCGATGGAAACAATTCCAACGCGCACAATCCGGTTCACAGCTATTCCAGCCCTGGAAACTATACGGTAGATCTCACCGTGACGACAGCAGGCGGCTGTACCAGCAGCAGCACGCAGACCGTCGCGATTCACGAGATACCGGTCGCAGGCTTCGTAGCGAATCCCGTCTGTATCGGAAGTCCGATGACCTTTGCCAACTCCTCCACCATCGGAGCCGGTTCAATCACTTCCTGGTCCTGGGATTTCAACGACGCTTCCACATCTACCCAGTCTACTCCTTCCCACACATACGGCACACCGGGTACCTATCAGGTTTCCCTGATCGCGGTTTCGAACCAGGGCTGTGCTGATACCATCTCCCAGGCGGTAACCGTAAATGCACTACCGGTCGTATCCGCCGGCGCTGACCGTCAGCTCTGTCCGGGCGGTTCCGTGAACCTCAGCGCCAGCGGTGGTACCAGCTACCTCTGGGCCCCGGGTGCACAAACAACCGCTTCCATAACCGTTACGCCTTCTGCGAATACCACCTACACCGTTCAGGTGACCGATGCAAATGGTTGCAGCGCTTCGGATCAGGTGAATGTCTCCATCTATCCGCAACCGATTGCCAATGCGGGTGTAGACCCTTCGATTTGCATTGGCGCCACCACGATGCTGACTGCGAGTGGCGGCACAACCTATCAATGGTCACCCGGCGGTCAGACGAGCGCGTCGATCACGGTGCAACCGAACACTACGACACAATATATCCTGACGGCAACGGACGGAAACGGTTGTCAGGCAACCGATACGGTACGGGTCACCGTAAACAATCTACCTGCTGTCAATGCGGGTCCGGATTATTCGATCTGTAACGGGTCTTCGATCGCGCTGACTGCCAGTGGTGCCCAAAATTATCAGTGGCAACCGACAGGCACCAGTGGATCGACACTTATCGTCACCCCGGGCACGAACTCCACCTATGTCGTGACGGGTACTGACAACAACGGTTGTCAGGCACGTGACACCGTACGGGTTACGGTAAATCCGATTCCTACGGTTGTCCTCTACCCGACCTTTGTCTGCGCCGGATTCAGCACGGACCTTGATGCGGGTAATCCGGGAGCTACCTACATGTGGTCGACCGGTGAGACCACGCAAACCATTTCGGTTTCCGACAGCGGATCCTTCTCGGTGGTAGTAACCAGTCCGTTCGGTTGCTCCGCACTTGCCGCAACACAGGTGACCGTTGGCGGTTCGATCTCCGGAACGCCGACCAACACCGCGATCTGTTCCGGTCAGAATACCATCCTCAATGCCGGTAATCCCGGCGCTACCTATCTCTGGTCGACGGGATCTACGGCTCAATCGATCAGTACGGGTACCGCAGGGCTCTACTATGTAACCATCACGGATCCGAACGGTTGTTCTGCGACCATCGTACACAACGTGGCTGTCAACCCGCTTCCGGTTGCTCAGTTCGCGGCTCCGGCGGTTTGTGCGGGCGCCAGCCTTAATTTCACCAACCAGTCGACCATCAGCTCAGGCAGCATTGCCAGCTACGCCTGGACGTTTGGAAACGGTACCGGATCAACCCAGCAGCAGCCGACCAATACGTACATGAACCCCGGTAGTTATACGGTATCCCTGACGGTTACCAGTGCAACCGGTTGCAGTGCATCTGTATCAGGTCCCGTTACCATTCATCCGAATCCGCAAGCTGCCTTCAGCACGACGCCGGTATGCCGTGGCAACCAGACTCAATTCGCCGATCAATCGACCGTGAGCAGTGGAACGATCACCGGTTGGACCTGGTCGTTCGGCGACAACCAGACTTCGACGGTTGCTGCCCCCGGCCACAGTTACAGCAATGCCGGAACCTACGTCGCTACGCTCGTGGTTACCTCGAATTTCGGTTGCCGCGATACGGTAACCTCCACGGCACTGGTACACGAACTCCCACAGGCCGCCTTCTCGACGCAAAACGCCTGCGCACAATCGACCGTTCCCTTCGTCAACAATTCGACCAGCAGCGACGGTTCGATCACGGGCTATGCCTGGAACCTCGGCGACGGCAACACAAGCACGCTTGCATCTCCGATCCACGCCTATGCCGGCGACGGCAACTTCACTGCGCAGTTGGTCGTCACAACCCAATACGGATGTACGGACACCCTGAACCGCACGCTCACGATGTACCCGATACCGGAAGCACAATTCTCATTACCGCCAGCCTGTGCTCAATCGGGCACTCCGATCACGAACACAACGACCGTTAGCAGCGGCTCCATCGCGTCCTGGTACTGGATGTTTGGCGACAATGCCGTATCCAGCAGTCAGCAACCGAACCACGCTTATAATGCCGACGGCACTTATACCGTAACGCTGGTGGCTACTTCAGACCGCGGATGCCGCGACACCGCGCATCAGAGTGTAACCATCTTCCCGTTACCGATCGCGCAATTCTCAGCCGCCGACGTTTGTCAGGGCGCGGAGACCGACTTCCTTGACCAGTCCTCGGTCAGCAGCGGCAGCATCCTGAACTGGAACTGGACCTTTGGCGACAACTCCTCTTCCACCCTCGGAACACCGGTCCACATCTACGGTGGCGCCGGTACGTATCCGGTACAGTTGACGGTCACCACCAACAACGGTTGCACGGATGTTTTCGCGTCGAACGTAAACATCTTCCCGAACCCTGTCGCGGCCTTCACATCCACGAATGTCTGCTTCGGCGGTGCTAACCAATTGACCAATCTTTCCTATCTCCCGGGTGGTGGGTCCGTCAATTCGAGCTGGACGTTCAGCGATGGCACCACGAGCAACCTGGCGAATCCTTCCCATACCTTCCCGGCTCCGGGTGGTTACCAGGTAGCACTCACCGTCACATCGCAGCATGGTTGCAGTTCGACCATTTCCGACCTGATGGCGGTTTATGTAGGTCCGGAAGCACGTTTCTCCACGCAGGATAATTGCTTCGGAGTAACAACCCAATTCACGGATCAGACGACTGCGCAAGACGGCACCATAGCTTCCTGGAACTGGAACTTCGGCGACGGCACCACCTCCAGTCAGCGCAATCCGAGCCACACCTATACCAACCCCGGGCAGTATACCGTAACGCTGACCACCGTATCGACATTCGGTTGCGACGGCGACTACCTCGATAGCCTGGAGATTTACCGCAAACCGCAGCCCGACATCATGGCCTCCAACGTCTGTGTAGGCAACCCGATCCAATTCGCGGATGCAGGTAACAGTCAGACCGGTGGCAATGTCAGCTACAGTTGGAACCTCGGCAATGGCGTTATCCTGAACGCGGATAGCGTAAACTTCACCTACCTGACTCCGGGTAACTATGACGTCACACTCACCGTCACTTCCGATCACGGATGTGTCGGAACCGACCTCCTGCGAGTGAACGTATATCCGAATCCGAGTGTATCGTTCACGGGCAATGATGTCTGTGAATCATCCACCACGCTCTTTGCCAATACGACGACCATAACGGCCGGATCGGTCAGCCAGTACGTTTGGAGTTTCGGTGACGGACAAACTGCCGTTACCCCTCAGGCCAGTCATACGTATCAGGCGGCAGGTACTTATCCGGTGGTATTGACTGCGGTTTCCAACAACGGCTGTATGGCAAGTTCGACCGGTACGGTGCGGGTTCACCCGAATCCGACCGTTCAACTCAACTCCGGCTACCAGGGTTGTGCGCCGCTCAACGCTATGTTGTTCGATCAGTCTGCCATCACTACCGGTTCCATCACCGGCTGGCTCTGGAATTTCGGCGATGGCGCAGTCTCTACCGACCGGAATCCGACCCACTTGTATACGGGAAGCGGTTCGTATGACATCACTTTGACCGTTGTCACCGACCATGGCTGTCAGGCCAGCCGTATGGTCCCGGGACTTATCCGCGTGTATCCGCAACCGCTGGCAGATTTCAGTATGAATGCTTCAGTACTGGAAGATATCGCTCCGACGGTTCAGTTCGTGAACCAATCGCAGGGATACTCCGCCTTCCAATGGCAGTTTGGGGACGGCACGGTGAACACCACCGACATCAACCCGGTGCATACTTACCGGGATACGGGTAGCTATACCGCCTTGTTGATCACCGTGAACACCTACGGTTGCCGGGATACGATCCTGAAATCAATTGAAGTACGTCCGGTATCCACCTTGTTTGCTCCGAATTGCTTTACACCGAACGGTGACGGCATCAACGAAGTATTCAAGCCGGTCTTCACCAACATGGAAAACATCCAGGTCTGGGTATTCGACCGCTGGGGCAAATTGCTGACCAGTTGGGACGGTATCGACGGCTTCTGGGACGGCTACTACGAAGGACGTAAATGCCAGACCGATACATATGTATATAAAATCAAAGGCTGGGGCATTGACGGAAAATACTCTGAATGGGTTGGACACGTCAGTATCATCTACTAA
- a CDS encoding TerC family protein, which yields MLLSLFTAEGMIGLVTLVLLEIVLGIDNIIFIAILTGYLPKKDQQRARALGLTMAMVFRIVLLLGISWLVHLTEPLFQVGPLSPSGRDLILFAGGVFLVFKTLKEIIHKLSAPELDENGKVIKEKKLTVTQAILQIALIDIVFSFDSILTAVGLSSDLQVMITAVVISMIVMLLFAPYVSNFINKYPTIKMLALAFLVCIGGLLIVEAFHLHIEKSYVYVAMGFSLIVEMLNIRLRQLHRGSSH from the coding sequence ATGCTGCTATCCCTCTTCACTGCCGAAGGCATGATCGGACTGGTTACCCTGGTCCTGTTGGAGATCGTGCTGGGTATCGATAACATCATTTTCATCGCCATCCTCACCGGCTACCTGCCGAAGAAGGACCAGCAGCGTGCCCGCGCCCTTGGTCTTACCATGGCCATGGTATTTCGAATCGTCTTGTTGTTGGGGATCTCCTGGCTGGTGCACCTGACGGAACCTTTATTCCAGGTAGGACCGCTTTCGCCGAGCGGACGAGATCTGATCTTGTTTGCAGGCGGTGTATTTCTGGTGTTCAAGACACTTAAAGAGATCATTCATAAACTTTCCGCACCGGAGTTGGATGAAAATGGAAAGGTGATCAAGGAAAAGAAGCTGACGGTCACGCAAGCCATTCTGCAGATCGCGTTGATCGATATCGTTTTCTCTTTTGATTCTATCCTCACAGCCGTTGGACTGAGCAGTGACTTGCAGGTCATGATTACCGCGGTAGTGATTTCGATGATCGTGATGTTGTTGTTCGCGCCCTATGTAAGCAACTTCATCAACAAGTATCCTACGATCAAGATGCTGGCCCTCGCGTTCCTGGTTTGTATCGGTGGACTCTTGATCGTTGAGGCGTTTCATCTCCATATCGAGAAGAGCTATGTGTATGTGGCCATGGGATTCTCGCTCATTGTGGAGATGCTCAACATTCGCCTGCGGCAGTTACATCGTGGATCTTCTCATTGA